In a single window of the Terriglobus roseus genome:
- a CDS encoding M13 family metallopeptidase — MNRILRSALAAAAVLTFAAPFSARAQQMTLALDGQSPTITVPKSGVSMDLTAIDKTADPCTDFYAYACGNWRKNNPIPADKTRWGRFDELGEHNLYSIYTLLQQAADKPATPLQTKYGNYFAACMDDSLADRLGAKPIQPALDKIGAWTDKATLSKLLGTLEDQHGIGLFYNFGSEQDQKDSQKQIPAVFQGGLTLPDRDYYLQDDDRMKGIREKYIAHVTKMFTLLGDTPEQAATETQAVMRIETALAKSSLPRVEMRDPANVYHVKTLADLQASTPAYRWADYFSSIRTPVTTLNVATPGYFTAMNAEIQSASVADLKSYMRWHVLHGAAGNLSTPFDQENFAFFNGTLSGQKEQAPRWKRCTQATDRALGEAVGQDWVAKNFTPAAKANMQELVHQLEAALGEDIEGLDWMSPTTRVEAQKKLRAFRDKIGYPETWRDYSSIAVKRDDRVGNAERVAVFNDRRDLAKIGKPVNEKEWGMTPPTVNAYYDPSNNDINFPAGILQPPFYDFKIDPAVNFGAIGVVIGHEMTHGFDDEGSQYDPQGNVRMWWTKEDKAEFDKRTACEVNEYGNFEPVPGQKLNGKLTLGENTADNGGLQVAYVALHKELAKLGPDASKPIDGYTPDQRYFLGFAQVWCENTREQEAVRRIKIDPHSPGRFRTNGAVQNSSKFAEAFSCKQGQPMAPVNACRVW; from the coding sequence ATGAATCGGATTCTTCGCTCTGCTTTGGCAGCAGCCGCTGTGCTTACCTTCGCCGCACCGTTCTCCGCACGCGCCCAACAGATGACGCTCGCGCTGGACGGCCAGAGCCCGACGATCACCGTCCCAAAGAGCGGCGTCTCCATGGATCTGACCGCAATCGATAAGACCGCGGATCCGTGCACGGATTTCTACGCGTATGCATGCGGCAACTGGCGCAAGAACAATCCCATTCCCGCGGACAAGACTCGCTGGGGCCGGTTCGACGAGCTGGGTGAGCACAACCTGTACAGCATCTACACGTTGCTGCAGCAGGCTGCGGACAAGCCGGCGACACCGCTGCAGACCAAGTACGGTAACTACTTCGCCGCATGCATGGACGACAGCCTGGCCGATCGCCTGGGTGCCAAGCCCATTCAGCCCGCCCTGGACAAGATTGGCGCATGGACGGACAAGGCCACGCTATCGAAGCTGCTTGGAACGCTGGAAGATCAGCACGGCATCGGCCTGTTCTACAACTTCGGATCCGAACAGGATCAGAAGGACAGCCAGAAGCAGATCCCCGCAGTCTTTCAGGGCGGCCTGACACTGCCCGACCGCGATTACTATCTGCAGGACGATGACCGCATGAAGGGCATTCGCGAGAAGTACATTGCGCATGTGACCAAGATGTTCACGTTGCTGGGTGACACACCGGAGCAGGCCGCCACCGAGACGCAGGCTGTCATGCGCATTGAGACGGCGCTGGCAAAGAGTTCACTCCCCCGCGTGGAAATGCGCGACCCTGCCAATGTCTACCACGTCAAGACGCTGGCCGATCTACAGGCAAGTACTCCTGCGTATCGTTGGGCGGACTACTTCAGCTCCATCCGCACGCCGGTGACCACGCTGAACGTTGCGACGCCGGGTTACTTCACCGCGATGAATGCGGAGATCCAGAGCGCCTCCGTTGCAGATCTGAAAAGCTACATGCGCTGGCATGTGCTGCATGGCGCTGCCGGGAATCTCTCCACACCGTTTGACCAGGAGAATTTCGCGTTCTTCAACGGCACACTCTCCGGCCAGAAGGAGCAGGCGCCGCGCTGGAAGCGTTGCACACAGGCGACCGACCGCGCACTGGGTGAAGCCGTTGGACAGGATTGGGTGGCGAAGAACTTCACGCCTGCCGCCAAGGCCAACATGCAGGAACTGGTACACCAACTGGAAGCCGCGCTTGGCGAGGACATCGAGGGTCTCGACTGGATGAGCCCGACCACACGCGTCGAAGCGCAGAAGAAGCTAAGGGCCTTCCGCGACAAGATCGGCTATCCGGAGACGTGGCGCGACTACAGCTCCATTGCAGTGAAGCGTGACGACCGTGTCGGCAACGCCGAGCGGGTCGCCGTCTTCAACGATCGCCGCGACCTGGCAAAGATCGGCAAGCCGGTCAATGAGAAGGAGTGGGGCATGACACCGCCCACGGTGAACGCCTACTACGATCCGTCGAACAATGACATCAACTTCCCCGCTGGCATTCTGCAGCCGCCGTTCTATGACTTCAAGATCGATCCTGCCGTAAACTTCGGCGCGATTGGTGTGGTCATCGGCCACGAGATGACGCACGGCTTCGACGACGAGGGCAGCCAGTACGATCCGCAGGGCAATGTGCGGATGTGGTGGACCAAGGAAGACAAGGCGGAGTTCGATAAGCGGACTGCGTGCGAAGTCAATGAGTACGGGAACTTCGAGCCCGTCCCTGGACAGAAGCTGAATGGCAAGCTGACCCTGGGCGAGAACACTGCGGATAACGGTGGCCTGCAGGTGGCCTACGTGGCTCTGCATAAGGAACTCGCCAAGCTCGGACCGGACGCGTCGAAGCCCATCGATGGCTACACTCCGGACCAGCGCTACTTCCTGGGCTTTGCGCAGGTGTGGTGCGAAAACACCCGGGAGCAGGAGGCGGTTCGACGCATCAAGATCGATCCGCACTCCCCTGGTCGCTTCCGGACGAACGGCGCGGTACAGAATTCTTCGAAGTTTGCCGAAG
- a CDS encoding reverse transcriptase family protein, which produces MTLQRNKRLPLDQLPLRSLRELEHLLGASREALLRLAEWEANYSPFEQAKPLKPHAKKPQTKKLRKIDNPGVELKKIQRRILSRLLLPLNLPNFLFGAVPKRSVREHAAAHLGATTIVKMDIKSYYPNLTNEHVYKVWHEILCCSAPVSKILTKLTTCDFHLPQGAPTSPTLANLFLASIYGPIIQDCVAKDIVATVWVDDLTFSGERSRDVMELVRQTLACNGLRDSRKKRVILTGKSSKLVTGARLGREELRACKLKVREIRAGIHNLKRGKVTTRGRSKDVQSLLGKVGFVRSLCPSDAIPLEKQLRSINVSIPSQAGLTSRSAKG; this is translated from the coding sequence ATGACTCTTCAGCGCAACAAACGTCTCCCTCTGGATCAGCTGCCACTACGCAGCCTCCGCGAACTCGAACATCTGCTCGGCGCAAGCCGAGAGGCATTGTTGCGCTTAGCTGAATGGGAGGCAAACTACTCCCCGTTTGAGCAGGCAAAACCGCTCAAGCCCCATGCCAAGAAGCCGCAAACTAAAAAGCTCAGGAAAATCGATAACCCGGGTGTGGAGTTAAAGAAGATTCAAAGGAGGATCCTCTCTAGACTTCTGCTCCCACTCAACCTTCCTAATTTTCTCTTTGGGGCGGTCCCGAAACGCAGCGTTCGTGAGCATGCGGCCGCTCACTTGGGCGCTACCACCATCGTCAAGATGGATATCAAAAGCTACTATCCAAATCTTACCAACGAACATGTTTACAAGGTCTGGCACGAGATCCTATGCTGCTCGGCGCCGGTTTCGAAAATACTCACAAAACTAACTACATGCGATTTCCACCTCCCCCAAGGTGCTCCAACTAGCCCAACGTTGGCGAATCTGTTCCTTGCCTCAATTTACGGACCAATCATTCAGGATTGCGTTGCGAAAGACATCGTGGCGACCGTGTGGGTGGACGATCTTACCTTTTCAGGTGAGAGGTCGCGTGACGTTATGGAACTGGTGCGGCAGACGCTTGCATGTAACGGCCTAAGGGACTCGAGAAAAAAGCGTGTGATCCTCACGGGGAAAAGCTCTAAGTTGGTCACCGGCGCCCGTCTTGGTCGGGAGGAGCTAAGGGCGTGCAAACTTAAGGTTCGAGAGATTCGTGCGGGAATCCACAATCTCAAGCGCGGAAAAGTCACCACGCGTGGTCGCAGCAAAGATGTCCAAAGCTTACTAGGTAAAGTCGGATTTGTAAGGTCTCTCTGCCCGTCCGATGCGATACCGCTTGAAAAGCAATTGAGATCTATAAATGTTTCTATTCCCTCTCAAGCAGGGCTCACTTCCCGATCTGCAAAGGGATAG
- a CDS encoding DUF6640 family protein, with protein sequence MNSVRLGRLLLTFVLMGGALMSFLLDWSANHLLNPLWHPHARYHAAILLFLFAGVASVATWLLWRPSTEPFIAFTAAALISLSYWLPFFYVPSLLPVSSYWAGPPGHEPRWAGAIVYPNLFVVALFASVTVIGWWLGRRGLRESPNS encoded by the coding sequence ATGAACAGCGTCCGGCTCGGCAGACTACTTCTCACCTTTGTCCTCATGGGTGGTGCACTGATGTCGTTCCTTCTGGACTGGAGCGCCAACCATCTCCTCAATCCACTCTGGCACCCGCACGCGCGCTACCACGCAGCCATCCTCCTCTTTCTCTTTGCCGGGGTCGCCAGCGTCGCCACCTGGCTGCTCTGGCGCCCCTCAACAGAACCCTTCATCGCCTTCACCGCAGCCGCCCTCATCTCGCTGTCGTACTGGCTCCCGTTCTTCTACGTGCCGTCGCTTCTCCCCGTCAGCTCCTACTGGGCAGGCCCGCCCGGGCACGAACCGCGATGGGCAGGAGCGATCGTCTACCCCAACCTCTTCGTCGTAGCGCTGTTTGCTTCAGTCACCGTCATCGGGTGGTGGTTGGGAAGGCGTGGACTACGCGAAAGTCCGAACAGCTGA
- a CDS encoding S53 family peptidase, producing MIRSRIAGSVSALAIAATLTTTLYAADKAVDNGRVSASQNVSFNVYLPLQNRSALDAQIASLHDSSSAQYHHWLTPEQFAAKFAPSAAQIAAVQQQLASHGLTVTAAGPQRLQVSGSASAVESALQTTLHKGTFKDGHTAVMAASKPVTTGALAEQGAVISGLSGFVRMRSFAHKAASVTPSNRYSATGAYWFTDLKQAYNWPSYTTYTGKGTTIGILMTGDYNPSDMTLYFSHEKLATPKFSTVQINGGAPYDPNGSFETHLDLQQSGGMAPNAKIILYNLPDLSDDNIIAGLSKIVNDNKADVVSMSFGGPEIFYTAAYNDGTDYTYLIKQENDLMAQGNAQGITFIASSGDAGALTAFPPACFDGVPNCGSALPSASFPASSPNVVGVGGTNLVTTYTSSTDLNSAYVRESAYADPLTGDIFYGTSSTGQYWGSGGGDSIIFKKPLFQALTNTGNAKFRTVPDVALHMGGCPAGTISCGADDSADILTIDGINYGVIGTSASAPDFAGLTALAVQRFGTRLGNENYYLYALALSQEIGLTKNVFHQGIPGFNGLYYTTPKGYNRVLGNGTVSAKDFLLAPFVPSAGKPQTPSNP from the coding sequence ATGATTCGTTCGCGTATTGCAGGTTCTGTTTCTGCCCTTGCCATTGCTGCCACACTTACTACGACTCTGTATGCTGCCGACAAGGCTGTGGACAATGGCCGCGTGTCCGCAAGCCAGAATGTGTCATTCAATGTCTATCTGCCATTGCAGAATCGCAGCGCTCTGGATGCGCAGATCGCTTCGCTGCATGACTCCTCCTCCGCGCAATACCATCACTGGCTGACGCCTGAGCAGTTCGCGGCGAAGTTCGCACCCAGTGCTGCGCAGATCGCCGCAGTGCAGCAGCAGCTTGCCTCGCATGGACTGACAGTGACCGCAGCAGGACCGCAGCGGCTGCAGGTAAGCGGATCCGCTTCGGCCGTAGAATCGGCACTGCAAACGACGCTGCATAAAGGCACCTTCAAGGACGGACACACTGCAGTCATGGCGGCTTCCAAGCCGGTAACGACCGGCGCGCTGGCAGAGCAGGGAGCTGTCATCAGCGGACTCTCCGGCTTTGTGCGTATGCGTTCCTTCGCACATAAGGCCGCCTCGGTCACGCCCAGCAACCGTTACAGCGCTACGGGCGCTTACTGGTTCACTGACCTGAAGCAGGCGTATAACTGGCCGTCTTACACCACTTACACGGGCAAGGGAACAACCATCGGCATCCTGATGACGGGTGACTACAATCCGTCGGACATGACGCTGTACTTCAGCCACGAAAAGCTGGCCACGCCGAAGTTCTCCACGGTACAGATCAACGGCGGCGCACCGTACGACCCCAACGGATCGTTCGAGACACACCTGGATCTGCAGCAGAGCGGTGGCATGGCACCCAACGCCAAGATCATCCTGTACAACCTGCCCGACCTGTCGGATGACAACATCATCGCGGGCTTGTCGAAGATCGTGAATGACAACAAGGCAGACGTGGTCAGCATGTCGTTCGGCGGACCAGAGATCTTCTACACCGCGGCTTACAACGACGGCACCGACTACACCTACCTGATCAAGCAGGAGAACGACCTGATGGCGCAGGGCAATGCGCAGGGCATCACCTTCATTGCCAGCTCCGGCGACGCGGGTGCTCTGACGGCGTTCCCGCCGGCTTGCTTCGATGGCGTGCCAAACTGCGGATCGGCGCTGCCATCGGCATCGTTCCCTGCGTCAAGCCCGAACGTAGTTGGCGTGGGCGGCACGAACCTGGTGACAACCTACACGTCCAGCACCGACCTCAACTCCGCTTACGTCCGTGAGTCGGCGTACGCAGATCCACTGACCGGCGACATCTTCTACGGCACGTCGTCGACGGGTCAGTACTGGGGCTCGGGCGGCGGCGACAGCATCATCTTCAAGAAGCCGCTCTTCCAGGCGCTCACCAACACCGGGAATGCCAAGTTCCGCACGGTGCCGGACGTCGCACTGCACATGGGTGGCTGCCCGGCGGGCACCATCTCCTGCGGTGCAGATGACAGCGCCGACATCCTGACCATCGATGGCATCAACTACGGCGTCATCGGCACCAGCGCATCGGCTCCTGACTTCGCTGGCTTGACCGCGCTCGCCGTGCAGCGCTTCGGCACACGCCTTGGCAATGAGAACTATTACCTGTACGCGCTGGCGCTGTCACAGGAGATCGGCCTGACGAAGAACGTCTTCCACCAGGGCATCCCCGGCTTCAACGGCCTGTACTACACCACGCCGAAGGGCTACAACCGGGTGCTGGGCAACGGAACTGTCTCCGCAAAAGACTTCCTGCTCGCACCATTCGTACCGTCCGCAGGCAAGCCGCAGACGCCCAGCAATCCGTAG
- a CDS encoding helix-turn-helix domain-containing protein codes for MKSHMLKSSRKSQGEPFFLSSQVVYMNYSKAIRVARSLADLSQGELADRANIDRSYLSLIESGKRQPTLDTIEKLAQALRMPFHLLSLLGISEADAQRAKPGQIESLSLALTELLMQVDRDSHDSSAQQTSPSGSAATTQPPRTRTSARRKPRGIVALS; via the coding sequence ATGAAGTCGCACATGCTCAAGTCATCGCGTAAGTCCCAAGGGGAGCCGTTTTTCCTTTCATCTCAGGTGGTTTACATGAATTATTCAAAAGCTATCCGTGTAGCACGCTCGCTTGCTGATCTTTCTCAAGGCGAACTAGCGGACCGCGCTAACATCGATCGGAGCTATCTCTCTCTCATCGAATCCGGAAAGCGCCAGCCCACGCTCGATACCATCGAAAAACTGGCCCAAGCTCTAAGGATGCCTTTTCATCTTCTTAGCTTGCTCGGCATAAGCGAGGCTGATGCGCAGCGAGCGAAACCAGGACAGATTGAGAGTTTGTCTCTGGCACTTACAGAACTCTTAATGCAGGTTGATAGAGACTCTCATGACTCTTCAGCGCAACAAACGTCTCCCTCTGGATCAGCTGCCACTACGCAGCCTCCGCGAACTCGAACATCTGCTCGGCGCAAGCCGAGAGGCATTGTTGCGCTTAGCTGA
- a CDS encoding thioredoxin family protein has translation MARTPSNTDLALGTTCPAFELKDVLSDRGIGRDDIFGGPDDLTERRGLLVLFVCVHCPFVMHMEKALTALLAKYADRIAAVAIMSNDILEHPEDGPDFMREQATRLGWDKLGIPYLLDSTQETAREFHAACTPDLYLFDTNYELTYHAQFDRTRPYRDSDAKNGLERHPEIHAEAHGADLEAAIQALLTNQPPIAPQSPSLGCNIKWR, from the coding sequence ATGGCACGCACACCCTCGAACACCGATCTCGCCCTCGGCACCACCTGCCCTGCCTTTGAACTGAAAGACGTGCTCTCCGATCGCGGCATCGGCCGCGACGACATCTTCGGCGGTCCGGACGACCTCACCGAGCGACGAGGCCTCCTCGTCCTGTTCGTCTGCGTCCACTGCCCCTTCGTCATGCACATGGAGAAGGCACTTACCGCGCTCCTCGCGAAGTATGCCGACCGCATCGCAGCCGTCGCCATCATGTCGAACGACATCCTCGAGCACCCTGAGGACGGCCCCGACTTCATGCGCGAACAGGCCACCCGACTCGGCTGGGACAAGCTCGGCATCCCCTACCTCCTCGACAGCACCCAGGAGACAGCCCGCGAGTTCCACGCAGCCTGCACCCCTGACCTCTACCTCTTCGACACCAACTACGAACTTACCTACCACGCCCAGTTCGACCGAACCCGCCCCTACCGCGACTCCGACGCAAAGAACGGCCTCGAACGCCACCCGGAAATCCACGCAGAAGCCCACGGAGCCGACCTCGAAGCCGCCATCCAGGCCCTCCTAACAAACCAACCCCCAATCGCCCCACAAAGCCCAAGCCTCGGCTGCAACATCAAGTGGCGCTGA
- a CDS encoding Gfo/Idh/MocA family protein — MPLNRRSFLKHAGLAAAATRFPLMALAQEQRRISPNDTIQIALIGAGGRGQSITRNALTLPGVKLLAVADCYDGRLAHSKEIFGADVMTTRDYKEILARKDIDAVVIATPDHWHRQTALDAMAAGKDVYCEKPMIHEYADGPLMIEGAKKHSRILQVGSQRVSNIAYVKAKELLASGAIGKLNMVQAHWDRNSAQGAWEYTVPLDANTQTCDWPRFEGSAPKHAWDPERFFQWRKYKDYGTGVAGDLFVHLFSGTHFITGSHGPTKAYATGGLRFWNDGRDVPDVLLGLFDYSGPGGDWNLELRVNFVDGGAEGEGFTFTGSEGTLEINSKGLILNRVPREKGPGMSIESFTLDMQKRLRQDYLQKHPEDTRLQLNTITDNATETYLLPGGYNDVVDHFRNFFSSMRTRQEPVEDATFGYRAAGAALLCLQSMEKGTAVRWDPEAMKLKA; from the coding sequence ATGCCGTTGAATCGCCGAAGCTTTCTGAAGCACGCTGGACTTGCCGCTGCTGCAACCCGTTTTCCTTTGATGGCGCTTGCGCAGGAGCAGCGTCGTATTAGCCCGAATGACACCATTCAGATTGCGCTCATCGGTGCCGGTGGTCGTGGCCAGTCCATCACGCGGAACGCATTGACACTGCCCGGCGTCAAGCTACTGGCTGTGGCGGACTGCTATGACGGTCGCCTGGCGCACTCGAAGGAGATCTTCGGTGCGGACGTGATGACGACTCGCGACTACAAAGAGATCCTTGCGCGCAAGGACATTGACGCAGTTGTGATCGCCACGCCCGACCACTGGCATCGCCAGACCGCGCTGGATGCGATGGCTGCGGGCAAGGACGTCTACTGCGAGAAGCCCATGATTCATGAGTACGCCGATGGGCCGCTGATGATCGAGGGCGCGAAGAAGCACAGCCGCATCCTGCAGGTCGGTTCGCAGCGTGTCTCGAACATTGCGTATGTGAAGGCGAAGGAGCTGCTCGCCTCCGGTGCGATCGGCAAGCTGAATATGGTGCAGGCACACTGGGATCGCAACAGCGCACAGGGCGCGTGGGAGTACACGGTGCCACTGGATGCGAACACGCAGACGTGTGACTGGCCACGCTTTGAAGGCTCTGCTCCAAAGCATGCGTGGGACCCGGAACGCTTCTTCCAATGGCGTAAGTATAAGGACTATGGCACTGGCGTTGCCGGCGACCTGTTCGTCCACCTGTTCAGCGGCACGCACTTCATTACTGGATCGCATGGACCCACAAAGGCTTACGCGACGGGCGGCCTGCGCTTCTGGAATGACGGCCGCGATGTACCGGACGTTCTGCTGGGTCTCTTCGACTACAGCGGTCCCGGCGGTGACTGGAACCTGGAACTTCGGGTGAACTTTGTCGACGGTGGCGCAGAAGGTGAAGGCTTCACCTTCACGGGCTCCGAAGGCACGCTTGAGATCAACTCAAAGGGCCTGATCCTGAACCGTGTTCCGCGTGAGAAGGGACCTGGCATGTCCATCGAAAGCTTCACACTCGATATGCAGAAGCGGCTCCGGCAGGACTACTTACAGAAGCATCCGGAAGATACACGCCTGCAGTTGAACACCATCACGGATAACGCGACGGAGACTTACCTGTTACCCGGTGGCTACAACGATGTCGTCGATCACTTCCGTAACTTCTTCAGCAGCATGCGTACGCGTCAGGAGCCTGTGGAAGACGCAACCTTTGGATACCGTGCGGCCGGCGCTGCGCTGCTGTGCCTGCAGAGTATGGAAAAGGGCACTGCAGTCCGTTGGGATCCGGAAGCCATGAAGCTGAAGGCATAA
- a CDS encoding TetR/AcrR family transcriptional regulator, protein MTTVPKGRPNRKALIVEAAETLLRDRGLGGVTTRAVAEAVPCSEGAIYVHFEDRFALILEVLHASLPEMLVPLHALQGKVGKGTPEKNLVTAVEGLLRFHGRVATMLCSLMTEPKLLERFRSSLEEGGKGPDRGILTLTNYIAEEQRLGRIGADVDAKMAASSLMAGSFFHQFTQGLLGVGGKMNSRRLVRFAISASGK, encoded by the coding sequence GTGACGACAGTTCCGAAGGGGCGGCCCAATCGTAAGGCGCTGATTGTTGAGGCGGCGGAGACGCTGTTGCGGGATCGCGGCCTGGGCGGGGTCACGACGCGCGCCGTGGCGGAGGCGGTGCCGTGTTCGGAGGGGGCGATCTATGTGCATTTTGAAGACCGGTTCGCACTGATCCTGGAGGTGTTGCACGCCAGCCTGCCCGAGATGCTGGTTCCGCTGCATGCCCTACAAGGGAAGGTGGGAAAGGGAACGCCGGAAAAGAATCTGGTTACGGCCGTGGAGGGATTACTGCGCTTCCATGGCCGCGTGGCTACGATGCTGTGTTCGCTGATGACAGAGCCGAAGCTGCTGGAACGGTTTCGGAGCTCACTGGAAGAGGGCGGGAAGGGGCCGGATCGCGGGATTCTGACGCTGACGAACTACATTGCGGAAGAGCAGCGGCTTGGGCGGATTGGAGCGGATGTAGATGCGAAGATGGCGGCGAGTTCGCTGATGGCGGGTTCGTTCTTTCATCAGTTCACGCAGGGGCTGCTTGGGGTGGGAGGGAAGATGAATTCGCGGAGGCTGGTGCGGTTCGCGATCTCGGCTTCGGGGAAGTAA